Proteins encoded in a region of the Equus asinus isolate D_3611 breed Donkey chromosome X, EquAss-T2T_v2, whole genome shotgun sequence genome:
- the SLC7A3 gene encoding cationic amino acid transporter 3, whose product MLWQALRRFGQKLVRRRTLEPGMAETRLARCLSTLDLVALGVGSTLGAGVYVLAGEVAKDKAGPSIVICFLVAALSSVLAGLCYAEFGARVPRSGSAYLYSYVTVGELWAFTTGWNLILSYVIGTASVARAWSSAFDNLIGNHISQTLQGSISLHVPRVLAEYPDFFAMGLVLLLTGLLALGASESALVTKVFTGMNLLVLGFVIVSGFIKGDLHNWKLTEEDYELAMAGLNDTYSLGPLGSGGFVPFGFEGILRGAATCFYAFVGFDCIATTGEEAQNPQRSIPMGIVISLFVCFLAYFGVSSALTLMMPYYQLQPESPLPEAFLHIGWAPARYVVAIGSLCALSTSLLGSMFPMPRVIYAMAEDGLLFRVLARIHTGTHTPIVATVVSGIIAAFMAFLFELTDLVDLMSIGTLLAYSLVAICVLILRYQPDQEMKNEEDEVELQEEKLPEGEKLTLQGLFCPLSSIPTPLSGQVVYICSSLLALLLTVLCLVLAHWPIPLLFGDPVWIAVVVLLLMLITGITGVIWRQPQSSAPLHFKVPALPLLPLVSIFVNVYLMMQMTAGTWARFGVWMLIGFAIYFGYGIQHSLEEVKSDQPPLKSRAKTVDLDLSGACTHSI is encoded by the exons atgctgtggcaggcactcCGCAGATTTGGTCAAAAGCTGGTACGCAGACGTACGCTGGAGCCAGGCATGGCTGAGACTCGCCTTGCCAGATGCCTGAGTACTTTGGATTTAGTGGCCCTCGGTGTGGGCAGCACGTTGGGTGCAGGCGTGTATGTCCTGGCTGGTGAGGTGGCCAAAGATAAAGCAGGACCATCCATTGTGATCTGCTTTTTGGTGGCCGCCCTATCTTCTGTGTTGGCTGGGCTGTGCTATGCGGAGTTTGGTGCCCGGGTTCCCCGTTCTGGTTCTGCATATCTCTACAGCTATGTCACTGTGGGTGAACTCTGGGCCTTCACCACTGGCTGGAACCTCATCCTCTCCTATGTTATCG GTACAGCCAGTGTGGCCCGGGCCTGGAGCTCAGCTTTTGACAACCTAATTGGGAACCACATCTCCCAGACCCTGCAGGGGAGCATCTCACTGCATGTTCCCCGTGTCCTCGCAGAATATCCAGACTTCTTTGCTATGGGCCTTGTGTTGTTGCTCACTG GATTGCTGGCTCTGGGGGCTAGTGAGTCGGCCCTGGTTACCAAGGTGTTCACAGGGATGAACCTTTTGGTTCTCGGTTTTGTCATCGTCTCTGGCTTCATTAAGGGGGACCTGCACAACTGGAAGCTCACAGAAGAGGACTACGAACTGGCCATGGCTGGACTCAATGACACCTATAG CTTGGGCCCTCTGGGCTCTGGAGGATTTGTGCCTTTCGGCTTCGAGGGGATTCTCCGTGGAGCAGCTACCTGTTTCTATGCATTTGTTGGTTTCGACTGTATTGCTACCACTG GGGAAGAGGCCCAGAATCCCCAGCGTTCCATCCCCATGGGCATTGTGATTTCACTATTCGTCTGCTTTTTGGCGTATTTTGGTGTCTCTTCGGCACTCACGCTCATGATGCCTTACTACCAGCTTCAACCTGAGAGCCCCTTGCCTGAGGCATTTCTCCATATTGGATGGGCCCCTGCCCGCTATGTTGTGGCTATTGGATCCCTCTGTGCTCTTTCTACCAG CCTCTTGGGCTCTATGTTTCCCATGCCTCGGGTGATCTACGCCATGGCGGAGGACGGCCTCCTGTTCCGTGTCCTTGCCCGGATCCACACtggcacacacacccccatcgtGGCCACTGTGGTCTCTGGCATTATTGCAG CATTCATGGCATTCCTATTTGAACTCACTGATCTTGTGGATCTCATGTCAATTGGGACCCTGCTTGCTTACTCCCTGGTGGCTATTTGTGTTCTCATCCTCAG GTATCAGCCTGACCAGGAGATGAAGAATGAGGAAGATGAAGTGGAGCTGCAGGAGGAGAAGCTACCTGAAGGGGAGAAGCTAACCCTCCAGGGACTATTTTGTCCACTCAGCTCCATCCCCACTCCACTCTCTGGCCAAGTTGTCTATATTTGTTCCTCACTTCTTG CTCTACTGCTGACTGTCCTTTGCCTGGTGCTGGCCCACTGGCCAATTCCACTGCTTTTTGGAGACCCAGTGTGGATTGCAGTGGTTGTGCTGCTCCTGATGCTCATTACTGGGATCACTGGGGTCATTTGGAGACAGCCACAGAGCTCTGCTCCCCTTCACTTTAAG GTACCTGCTTTGCCTCTCCTCCCACTAGTGAGCATCTTTGTGAATGTTTACCTTATGATGCAGATGACAGCTGGCACCTGGGCCCGATTTGGGGTCTGGATGCTGATTG GGTTTGCTATCTACTTTGGCTATGGGATCCAGCACAGCCTGGAAGAGGTTAAGAGTGATCAACCCCCACTCAAATCCAGAGCCAAAACTGTAGACCTCGATCTCAGTGGTGCCTGTACACATTCGATTTGA